One genomic region from Bubalus bubalis isolate 160015118507 breed Murrah chromosome 12, NDDB_SH_1, whole genome shotgun sequence encodes:
- the LOC102414114 gene encoding signal recognition particle 14 kDa protein-like, with the protein MVLLESEQFLTELTRLFQKCRLSGSVFITLKKYDGRTKPIPKKGSVEGFEPSDNKCLLRATDGKKKISTVVSSKEVNKFQMAYSNLLRANRDGLKKRDKKSKSKKSKAAQWRAPAFALSPTNQ; encoded by the coding sequence ATGGTGCTGCTGGAGAGTGAACAGTTCCTGACAGAGCTGACTAGGCTCTTCCAGAAGTGCCGGTTGTCAGGCAGCGTGTTCATCACCCTGAAGAAGTATGATGGCCGAACTAAACCCATTCCAAAGAAGGGTTCTGTGGAGGGCTTTGAGCCCTCAGACAACAAATGTCTGTTAAGAGCTACTGATGGGAAAAAGAAGATCAGCACTGTGGTGAGCTCCAAAGAAGTGAATAAGTTTCAGATGGCTTATTCAAACCTATTGCGAGCTAACAGGGATGGGCTGAAGAAGAGGGACAAAAAGAGCAAGAGTAAGAAGAGCAAAGCAGCGCAGTGGAGGGCACCAGCTTTCGCGCTTTCACCAACTAACCAGTga